From one Gadus morhua chromosome 8, gadMor3.0, whole genome shotgun sequence genomic stretch:
- the arhgef18a gene encoding rho guanine nucleotide exchange factor 18a isoform X2, whose product MESRQGLMDELDSLRSRFLHEDTLSLASSSTELSNIEESKYASLQGELEADAQDLEGDSWSLEVDQDYLKPMSKESIKRQDVIYELIQTESHHVRTLKILLCVYRKELIESALVDEARLKRLFYWLDGLLELHTALLQGLKQRRLESMVEGSPRNYQIRQLADILTAQFSGELGERMKDFYGAFCYYHRDAVTFYKDLLQSNKKFQAHMRKVGQLSIVRRLGIPECFLLVTQRITKYPVLVERIIQNTEETEEQSALAHALTQIRDCISHVDGQVSDFENAARLRDIAQRLEPKSQCLLKDGRPFSREDLTEASRTLQNEATFTIKESSGKLKEVQALLLTDVLILLQEKDQKLAFKTMQDNKSPVISLQSLIVREVAHEEKAMFLICASSENYVMYEIHTRSKAERNTWMALIRQAVESCPILEVKSQEEEEARSSKLKEFQETLAWRDMLIEKNLQEKLQIFAFFTENLTGVETPQKRLLLRGDASDLQQGETLIMGAIKDVEGLQDLLLARIRDPNQAADDSQGPPLLLRRAQTFGGFETRPPGQPAEDAEGASGQDDPLENGRLSTSSDPEHPDPERSDPVHKDPVHKDLERLDPEQRHTERHEPEHHDGENHDHDLDPEHRAESRELSADDETPILYPDSPRLSAADLELLNRVLHLSNRLYSLQAIIAQQDSRADLQQLRCLTAPASSGAAAGGAGGSRRDSSGLLLEQERQRTLEKQREEQAAFQRQQAAHRQETQRWEKERERQRVHALQQEAELAARAEEHVRHDGRLAAERAELEAQRAAYQGDLVRLRESAQKVERERLLLETQQLKQQKQSDQFLRTTQSFSVAQRRVSPDPHIHPTNHVHNHVHHPHHHRGGGGGGGGGGGEVPPLVPPRRHSMSPKPVVVVPLQLVSTTNQPHKEGGVQQQIPTKLAVLSKAKSTKSSKGHHRGSHQRAASIDMSQVVPIKVTGKEGGSLRAVSKTSPSPQVINSDRFTRPTPPINVKPSPSFSTHIRSPDPPPPPPPPFPKDLLKKEKKREVFL is encoded by the exons ATGGA GTCCAGACAGGGGCTCATGGACGAGTTGGATTCCCTGAGGTCCAGGTTCCTCCATGAGGACACCCTGTCCCTGGCCTCCTCCTCGACGGAGCTCAGCAACATAGAAG AGAGCAAATATGCATCGCTGCAGGGAGAGCTAGAGGCCGATGCCCAGGACCTAGAGGGCGATTCCTGGAGCCTCGAGGTGGACCAGGACTACCTCAAGCCCATGAGCAAAGAGTCCATCAAGAGGCAGGACGTCATCTACG agttgATCCAGACGGAGTCCCACCACGTGCGCACCCTGAAGATCCTGCTGTGCGTGTACAGGAAGGAGCTGATTGAGTCTGCGCTGGTGGACGAGGCCCGCCTGAAGCGCCTCTTCTACTGGCTGGACGGCCTGCTGGAGCTCCACACCGCCCTCCTCCAGGGCCTGAAGCAGCGCAGGCTGGAGAGCATGGTGGAGGGCAGCCCCCGCAACTACCAGATCAGGCAGCTGGCTGACATACTCACCGCCCAG TTTTCAGGTGAGCTGGGCGAGAGAATGAAAGACTTCTACGGAGCCTTCTGCTATTATCATAGGGACGCGGTCACCTTCTACAAGGACCTGCTGCAGAGCAACAAGAAGTTTCAGGCCCATATGAGG AAAGTAGGCCAACTGTCAATAGTGCGACGGCTTGGCATTCCCGAGTGCTTCCTTCTGGTTACCCAACGCATAACCAAATACCCCGTGTTGGTGGAACGCATCATACAGAACACTGAGG AGACCGAGGAGCAGAGTGCCCTGGCGCACGCCCTGACCCAGATCCGGGACTGCATCTCCCACGTGGACGGCCAGGTGAGCGACTTCGAGAATGCGGCCCGTCTGAGGGACATCGCCCAGCGCCTGGAGCCCAAGTCCCAGTGCCTGCTCAAGGACGGACGCCCTTTCAGCCGGGAGGACCTGACGGAGGCCAGCCGCACCCTGCAGAACGAGGCCACCTTCACCATCAAGGAGTCCTCCGGGAAACTCAAAG AGGTCCAGGCTCTTCTCCTTACCGATGTTCTCATCCTGCTGCAGGAGAAAGACCAGAAGCTGGCCTTTAAAACCATG CAAGACAACAAGTCTCCGGTCATCTCCCTGCAGAGTCTGATAGTCAGGGAGGTGGCTCACGAGGAGAAGGCAATGTTCCTCATCTGTGCCTCCTCCGAGAATTATGTGATGTACGAGATCCACACCCGCTCCAAAGCAGAGCGCAACACCTGGATGGCCCTTATACGGCAAGCTGTGGAAAG CTGCCCAATATTAGAGGTCAAGagtcaagaggaggaggaagcccgGTCTTCCAAGCTCAAAGAGTTCCAGG AGACGCTGGCCTGGAGGGACATGCTGATAGAGAAGAACCTGCAGGAGAAGCTCCAGATCTTCGCCTTCTTCACTGAGAACCTCACGGGCGTGGAGACCCCCCAGAAGAGACTGCTGCTCCGGGGGGACGCCAGTGATCTCCAGCAGGGGGAGACACTGATCATGGGAGCCATCAAAGACG TGGAGGGCCTGCAGGACCTTCTGCTAGCCCGGATCAGGGACCCAAACCAGGCTGCGGATGATAGCCAGGGGCCGCCCCTGCTTCTCCGCAGAGCCCAGACCTTCGGGGGTTTCGAGACCAGGCCCCCCGGCCAACCCGCCGAAG ATGCAGAGGGCGCCAGCGGGCAGGACGACCCCCTGGAGAACGGCCGTCTCTCCACCAGCTCGGACCCGGAACACCCGGACCCGGAGCGCTCTGACCCGGTGCACAAGGACCCGGTGCACAAGGACCTGGAGCGCCTCGATCCGGAGCAGCGCCACACGGAACGCCACGAACCGGAGCACCACGACGGGGAAAACCACGACCACGACCTCGATCCGGAGCACCGCGCAGAGAGCCGGGAGCTGTCT GCGGATGACGAGACTCCGATACTGTACCCGGACTCCCCCCGTTTGTCTGCTGCTGACCTGGAG CTCTTAAACCGGGTGCTCCATCTCTCCAATCGGCTCTACAGCTTGCAG gccaTCATCGCCCAGCAGGACAGCCGCGCCGACCTGCAGCAGCTGCGGTGTTTGACGGCGCCGGCCTCctcgggggcggcggcgggcggcgccGGGGGGTCGCGGCGCGACAGCAGCGGCCTGCTGCTGGAGCAGGAGCGGCAGCGCACCCTGGAGAAGCAGCGCGAGGAGCAGGCGGCCTTCCAGCGGCAGCAGGCGGCGCACCGGCAGGAGACGCAGCGCTGGGAGAAGGAGCGCGAGCGGCAGCGCGTGCACGCCCTGCagcaggaggcggagctggCGGCCCGCGCCGAGGAGCACGTCCGGCACGACGGCCGGCTGGCGGCGGAGCGGGCGGAGCTGGAGGCCCAGCGTGCCGCCTACCAGGGGGACCTGGTGCGGCTGCGGGAGAGCGCGCAGAAGGTGGAGCGCGAGCGCCTGCTGCTGGAGACGCAGCAGCTGAAGCAGCAGAAGCAGAGCGACCAG tTCCTGCGGACGACCCAGTCGTTCAGCGTGGCCCAGAGGAGGGTCAGCCCCGATCCCCACATCCACCCCACCAACCACGTCCACAACCACgtccaccatccccaccaccaccgcggcggcggcggcggcggcggcggcggcggcggggaggtGCCCCCGTTGGTGCCCCCGCGGAGGCACAGCATGAGCCCcaagccggtggtggtggtgcccctGCAGCTGGTCAGCACCACCAACCAGCCCCACAAGGAGGGCGGCGTGCAGCAGCAGATCCCCACCAAGCTGGCCGTGCTCAGCAAGGCCAAGAGCACCAAGAGCTCCAAGGGCCACCACCGGGGCTCCCACCAGCGGGCAG cgTCTATTGACATGAGTCAGGTGGTGCCCATCAAGGTGACCGGGAAGGAGGGGGGCAGTCTGAGGGCCGTAAGTAAGACGAGCCCCAGCCCCCAGGTGATCAACTCAG atCGATTCACCCGACCGACGCCCCCCATCAACGTCAAGCCGTCCCCGTCGTTCAGCACTCACATTAGGAGCCCCgaccctccgcctccaccccctccacccttccccAAAGACTTGctcaagaaggagaagaagcgTGAGGTGTTCCTTTAG
- the arhgef18a gene encoding rho guanine nucleotide exchange factor 18a isoform X3 translates to MTVTPESPSVPPATPSKPLTSLRSRQGLMDELDSLRSRFLHEDTLSLASSSTELSNIEESKYASLQGELEADAQDLEGDSWSLEVDQDYLKPMSKESIKRQDVIYELIQTESHHVRTLKILLCVYRKELIESALVDEARLKRLFYWLDGLLELHTALLQGLKQRRLESMVEGSPRNYQIRQLADILTAQFSGELGERMKDFYGAFCYYHRDAVTFYKDLLQSNKKFQAHMRKVGQLSIVRRLGIPECFLLVTQRITKYPVLVERIIQNTEETEEQSALAHALTQIRDCISHVDGQVSDFENAARLRDIAQRLEPKSQCLLKDGRPFSREDLTEASRTLQNEATFTIKESSGKLKEVQALLLTDVLILLQEKDQKLAFKTMQDNKSPVISLQSLIVREVAHEEKAMFLICASSENYVMYEIHTRSKAERNTWMALIRQAVESCPILEVKSQEEEEARSSKLKEFQETLAWRDMLIEKNLQEKLQIFAFFTENLTGVETPQKRLLLRGDASDLQQGETLIMGAIKDVEGLQDLLLARIRDPNQAADDSQGPPLLLRRAQTFGGFETRPPGQPAEDAEGASGQDDPLENGRLSTSSDPEHPDPERSDPVHKDPVHKDLERLDPEQRHTERHEPEHHDGENHDHDLDPEHRAESRELSADDETPILYPDSPRLSAADLELLNRVLHLSNRLYSLQAIIAQQDSRADLQQLRCLTAPASSGAAAGGAGGSRRDSSGLLLEQERQRTLEKQREEQAAFQRQQAAHRQETQRWEKERERQRVHALQQEAELAARAEEHVRHDGRLAAERAELEAQRAAYQGDLVRLRESAQKVERERLLLETQQLKQQKQSDQFLRTTQSFSVAQRRVSPDPHIHPTNHVHNHVHHPHHHRGGGGGGGGGGGEVPPLVPPRRHSMSPKPVVVVPIKVTGKEGGSLRAVSKTSPSPQVINSDRFTRPTPPINVKPSPSFSTHIRSPDPPPPPPPPFPKDLLKKEKKREVFL, encoded by the exons ATGACCGTCACCCCAGAGAGTCCCAGTGTTCCCCCTGCGACACCCTCCAAGCCCCTCACAagcctcag GTCCAGACAGGGGCTCATGGACGAGTTGGATTCCCTGAGGTCCAGGTTCCTCCATGAGGACACCCTGTCCCTGGCCTCCTCCTCGACGGAGCTCAGCAACATAGAAG AGAGCAAATATGCATCGCTGCAGGGAGAGCTAGAGGCCGATGCCCAGGACCTAGAGGGCGATTCCTGGAGCCTCGAGGTGGACCAGGACTACCTCAAGCCCATGAGCAAAGAGTCCATCAAGAGGCAGGACGTCATCTACG agttgATCCAGACGGAGTCCCACCACGTGCGCACCCTGAAGATCCTGCTGTGCGTGTACAGGAAGGAGCTGATTGAGTCTGCGCTGGTGGACGAGGCCCGCCTGAAGCGCCTCTTCTACTGGCTGGACGGCCTGCTGGAGCTCCACACCGCCCTCCTCCAGGGCCTGAAGCAGCGCAGGCTGGAGAGCATGGTGGAGGGCAGCCCCCGCAACTACCAGATCAGGCAGCTGGCTGACATACTCACCGCCCAG TTTTCAGGTGAGCTGGGCGAGAGAATGAAAGACTTCTACGGAGCCTTCTGCTATTATCATAGGGACGCGGTCACCTTCTACAAGGACCTGCTGCAGAGCAACAAGAAGTTTCAGGCCCATATGAGG AAAGTAGGCCAACTGTCAATAGTGCGACGGCTTGGCATTCCCGAGTGCTTCCTTCTGGTTACCCAACGCATAACCAAATACCCCGTGTTGGTGGAACGCATCATACAGAACACTGAGG AGACCGAGGAGCAGAGTGCCCTGGCGCACGCCCTGACCCAGATCCGGGACTGCATCTCCCACGTGGACGGCCAGGTGAGCGACTTCGAGAATGCGGCCCGTCTGAGGGACATCGCCCAGCGCCTGGAGCCCAAGTCCCAGTGCCTGCTCAAGGACGGACGCCCTTTCAGCCGGGAGGACCTGACGGAGGCCAGCCGCACCCTGCAGAACGAGGCCACCTTCACCATCAAGGAGTCCTCCGGGAAACTCAAAG AGGTCCAGGCTCTTCTCCTTACCGATGTTCTCATCCTGCTGCAGGAGAAAGACCAGAAGCTGGCCTTTAAAACCATG CAAGACAACAAGTCTCCGGTCATCTCCCTGCAGAGTCTGATAGTCAGGGAGGTGGCTCACGAGGAGAAGGCAATGTTCCTCATCTGTGCCTCCTCCGAGAATTATGTGATGTACGAGATCCACACCCGCTCCAAAGCAGAGCGCAACACCTGGATGGCCCTTATACGGCAAGCTGTGGAAAG CTGCCCAATATTAGAGGTCAAGagtcaagaggaggaggaagcccgGTCTTCCAAGCTCAAAGAGTTCCAGG AGACGCTGGCCTGGAGGGACATGCTGATAGAGAAGAACCTGCAGGAGAAGCTCCAGATCTTCGCCTTCTTCACTGAGAACCTCACGGGCGTGGAGACCCCCCAGAAGAGACTGCTGCTCCGGGGGGACGCCAGTGATCTCCAGCAGGGGGAGACACTGATCATGGGAGCCATCAAAGACG TGGAGGGCCTGCAGGACCTTCTGCTAGCCCGGATCAGGGACCCAAACCAGGCTGCGGATGATAGCCAGGGGCCGCCCCTGCTTCTCCGCAGAGCCCAGACCTTCGGGGGTTTCGAGACCAGGCCCCCCGGCCAACCCGCCGAAG ATGCAGAGGGCGCCAGCGGGCAGGACGACCCCCTGGAGAACGGCCGTCTCTCCACCAGCTCGGACCCGGAACACCCGGACCCGGAGCGCTCTGACCCGGTGCACAAGGACCCGGTGCACAAGGACCTGGAGCGCCTCGATCCGGAGCAGCGCCACACGGAACGCCACGAACCGGAGCACCACGACGGGGAAAACCACGACCACGACCTCGATCCGGAGCACCGCGCAGAGAGCCGGGAGCTGTCT GCGGATGACGAGACTCCGATACTGTACCCGGACTCCCCCCGTTTGTCTGCTGCTGACCTGGAG CTCTTAAACCGGGTGCTCCATCTCTCCAATCGGCTCTACAGCTTGCAG gccaTCATCGCCCAGCAGGACAGCCGCGCCGACCTGCAGCAGCTGCGGTGTTTGACGGCGCCGGCCTCctcgggggcggcggcgggcggcgccGGGGGGTCGCGGCGCGACAGCAGCGGCCTGCTGCTGGAGCAGGAGCGGCAGCGCACCCTGGAGAAGCAGCGCGAGGAGCAGGCGGCCTTCCAGCGGCAGCAGGCGGCGCACCGGCAGGAGACGCAGCGCTGGGAGAAGGAGCGCGAGCGGCAGCGCGTGCACGCCCTGCagcaggaggcggagctggCGGCCCGCGCCGAGGAGCACGTCCGGCACGACGGCCGGCTGGCGGCGGAGCGGGCGGAGCTGGAGGCCCAGCGTGCCGCCTACCAGGGGGACCTGGTGCGGCTGCGGGAGAGCGCGCAGAAGGTGGAGCGCGAGCGCCTGCTGCTGGAGACGCAGCAGCTGAAGCAGCAGAAGCAGAGCGACCAG tTCCTGCGGACGACCCAGTCGTTCAGCGTGGCCCAGAGGAGGGTCAGCCCCGATCCCCACATCCACCCCACCAACCACGTCCACAACCACgtccaccatccccaccaccaccgcggcggcggcggcggcggcggcggcggcggcggggaggtGCCCCCGTTGGTGCCCCCGCGGAGGCACAGCATGAGCCCcaagccggtggtg GTGGTGCCCATCAAGGTGACCGGGAAGGAGGGGGGCAGTCTGAGGGCCGTAAGTAAGACGAGCCCCAGCCCCCAGGTGATCAACTCAG atCGATTCACCCGACCGACGCCCCCCATCAACGTCAAGCCGTCCCCGTCGTTCAGCACTCACATTAGGAGCCCCgaccctccgcctccaccccctccacccttccccAAAGACTTGctcaagaaggagaagaagcgTGAGGTGTTCCTTTAG
- the arhgef18a gene encoding rho guanine nucleotide exchange factor 18a isoform X1, translated as MTVTPESPSVPPATPSKPLTSLRSRQGLMDELDSLRSRFLHEDTLSLASSSTELSNIEESKYASLQGELEADAQDLEGDSWSLEVDQDYLKPMSKESIKRQDVIYELIQTESHHVRTLKILLCVYRKELIESALVDEARLKRLFYWLDGLLELHTALLQGLKQRRLESMVEGSPRNYQIRQLADILTAQFSGELGERMKDFYGAFCYYHRDAVTFYKDLLQSNKKFQAHMRKVGQLSIVRRLGIPECFLLVTQRITKYPVLVERIIQNTEETEEQSALAHALTQIRDCISHVDGQVSDFENAARLRDIAQRLEPKSQCLLKDGRPFSREDLTEASRTLQNEATFTIKESSGKLKEVQALLLTDVLILLQEKDQKLAFKTMQDNKSPVISLQSLIVREVAHEEKAMFLICASSENYVMYEIHTRSKAERNTWMALIRQAVESCPILEVKSQEEEEARSSKLKEFQETLAWRDMLIEKNLQEKLQIFAFFTENLTGVETPQKRLLLRGDASDLQQGETLIMGAIKDVEGLQDLLLARIRDPNQAADDSQGPPLLLRRAQTFGGFETRPPGQPAEDAEGASGQDDPLENGRLSTSSDPEHPDPERSDPVHKDPVHKDLERLDPEQRHTERHEPEHHDGENHDHDLDPEHRAESRELSADDETPILYPDSPRLSAADLELLNRVLHLSNRLYSLQAIIAQQDSRADLQQLRCLTAPASSGAAAGGAGGSRRDSSGLLLEQERQRTLEKQREEQAAFQRQQAAHRQETQRWEKERERQRVHALQQEAELAARAEEHVRHDGRLAAERAELEAQRAAYQGDLVRLRESAQKVERERLLLETQQLKQQKQSDQFLRTTQSFSVAQRRVSPDPHIHPTNHVHNHVHHPHHHRGGGGGGGGGGGEVPPLVPPRRHSMSPKPVVVVPLQLVSTTNQPHKEGGVQQQIPTKLAVLSKAKSTKSSKGHHRGSHQRAASIDMSQVVPIKVTGKEGGSLRAVSKTSPSPQVINSDRFTRPTPPINVKPSPSFSTHIRSPDPPPPPPPPFPKDLLKKEKKREVFL; from the exons ATGACCGTCACCCCAGAGAGTCCCAGTGTTCCCCCTGCGACACCCTCCAAGCCCCTCACAagcctcag GTCCAGACAGGGGCTCATGGACGAGTTGGATTCCCTGAGGTCCAGGTTCCTCCATGAGGACACCCTGTCCCTGGCCTCCTCCTCGACGGAGCTCAGCAACATAGAAG AGAGCAAATATGCATCGCTGCAGGGAGAGCTAGAGGCCGATGCCCAGGACCTAGAGGGCGATTCCTGGAGCCTCGAGGTGGACCAGGACTACCTCAAGCCCATGAGCAAAGAGTCCATCAAGAGGCAGGACGTCATCTACG agttgATCCAGACGGAGTCCCACCACGTGCGCACCCTGAAGATCCTGCTGTGCGTGTACAGGAAGGAGCTGATTGAGTCTGCGCTGGTGGACGAGGCCCGCCTGAAGCGCCTCTTCTACTGGCTGGACGGCCTGCTGGAGCTCCACACCGCCCTCCTCCAGGGCCTGAAGCAGCGCAGGCTGGAGAGCATGGTGGAGGGCAGCCCCCGCAACTACCAGATCAGGCAGCTGGCTGACATACTCACCGCCCAG TTTTCAGGTGAGCTGGGCGAGAGAATGAAAGACTTCTACGGAGCCTTCTGCTATTATCATAGGGACGCGGTCACCTTCTACAAGGACCTGCTGCAGAGCAACAAGAAGTTTCAGGCCCATATGAGG AAAGTAGGCCAACTGTCAATAGTGCGACGGCTTGGCATTCCCGAGTGCTTCCTTCTGGTTACCCAACGCATAACCAAATACCCCGTGTTGGTGGAACGCATCATACAGAACACTGAGG AGACCGAGGAGCAGAGTGCCCTGGCGCACGCCCTGACCCAGATCCGGGACTGCATCTCCCACGTGGACGGCCAGGTGAGCGACTTCGAGAATGCGGCCCGTCTGAGGGACATCGCCCAGCGCCTGGAGCCCAAGTCCCAGTGCCTGCTCAAGGACGGACGCCCTTTCAGCCGGGAGGACCTGACGGAGGCCAGCCGCACCCTGCAGAACGAGGCCACCTTCACCATCAAGGAGTCCTCCGGGAAACTCAAAG AGGTCCAGGCTCTTCTCCTTACCGATGTTCTCATCCTGCTGCAGGAGAAAGACCAGAAGCTGGCCTTTAAAACCATG CAAGACAACAAGTCTCCGGTCATCTCCCTGCAGAGTCTGATAGTCAGGGAGGTGGCTCACGAGGAGAAGGCAATGTTCCTCATCTGTGCCTCCTCCGAGAATTATGTGATGTACGAGATCCACACCCGCTCCAAAGCAGAGCGCAACACCTGGATGGCCCTTATACGGCAAGCTGTGGAAAG CTGCCCAATATTAGAGGTCAAGagtcaagaggaggaggaagcccgGTCTTCCAAGCTCAAAGAGTTCCAGG AGACGCTGGCCTGGAGGGACATGCTGATAGAGAAGAACCTGCAGGAGAAGCTCCAGATCTTCGCCTTCTTCACTGAGAACCTCACGGGCGTGGAGACCCCCCAGAAGAGACTGCTGCTCCGGGGGGACGCCAGTGATCTCCAGCAGGGGGAGACACTGATCATGGGAGCCATCAAAGACG TGGAGGGCCTGCAGGACCTTCTGCTAGCCCGGATCAGGGACCCAAACCAGGCTGCGGATGATAGCCAGGGGCCGCCCCTGCTTCTCCGCAGAGCCCAGACCTTCGGGGGTTTCGAGACCAGGCCCCCCGGCCAACCCGCCGAAG ATGCAGAGGGCGCCAGCGGGCAGGACGACCCCCTGGAGAACGGCCGTCTCTCCACCAGCTCGGACCCGGAACACCCGGACCCGGAGCGCTCTGACCCGGTGCACAAGGACCCGGTGCACAAGGACCTGGAGCGCCTCGATCCGGAGCAGCGCCACACGGAACGCCACGAACCGGAGCACCACGACGGGGAAAACCACGACCACGACCTCGATCCGGAGCACCGCGCAGAGAGCCGGGAGCTGTCT GCGGATGACGAGACTCCGATACTGTACCCGGACTCCCCCCGTTTGTCTGCTGCTGACCTGGAG CTCTTAAACCGGGTGCTCCATCTCTCCAATCGGCTCTACAGCTTGCAG gccaTCATCGCCCAGCAGGACAGCCGCGCCGACCTGCAGCAGCTGCGGTGTTTGACGGCGCCGGCCTCctcgggggcggcggcgggcggcgccGGGGGGTCGCGGCGCGACAGCAGCGGCCTGCTGCTGGAGCAGGAGCGGCAGCGCACCCTGGAGAAGCAGCGCGAGGAGCAGGCGGCCTTCCAGCGGCAGCAGGCGGCGCACCGGCAGGAGACGCAGCGCTGGGAGAAGGAGCGCGAGCGGCAGCGCGTGCACGCCCTGCagcaggaggcggagctggCGGCCCGCGCCGAGGAGCACGTCCGGCACGACGGCCGGCTGGCGGCGGAGCGGGCGGAGCTGGAGGCCCAGCGTGCCGCCTACCAGGGGGACCTGGTGCGGCTGCGGGAGAGCGCGCAGAAGGTGGAGCGCGAGCGCCTGCTGCTGGAGACGCAGCAGCTGAAGCAGCAGAAGCAGAGCGACCAG tTCCTGCGGACGACCCAGTCGTTCAGCGTGGCCCAGAGGAGGGTCAGCCCCGATCCCCACATCCACCCCACCAACCACGTCCACAACCACgtccaccatccccaccaccaccgcggcggcggcggcggcggcggcggcggcggcggggaggtGCCCCCGTTGGTGCCCCCGCGGAGGCACAGCATGAGCCCcaagccggtggtggtggtgcccctGCAGCTGGTCAGCACCACCAACCAGCCCCACAAGGAGGGCGGCGTGCAGCAGCAGATCCCCACCAAGCTGGCCGTGCTCAGCAAGGCCAAGAGCACCAAGAGCTCCAAGGGCCACCACCGGGGCTCCCACCAGCGGGCAG cgTCTATTGACATGAGTCAGGTGGTGCCCATCAAGGTGACCGGGAAGGAGGGGGGCAGTCTGAGGGCCGTAAGTAAGACGAGCCCCAGCCCCCAGGTGATCAACTCAG atCGATTCACCCGACCGACGCCCCCCATCAACGTCAAGCCGTCCCCGTCGTTCAGCACTCACATTAGGAGCCCCgaccctccgcctccaccccctccacccttccccAAAGACTTGctcaagaaggagaagaagcgTGAGGTGTTCCTTTAG